The following proteins come from a genomic window of Bacteroidota bacterium:
- a CDS encoding aminopeptidase P N-terminal domain-containing protein, giving the protein MQRLSALLVLQFLLLVPGMSIAQDLGHEVSLDTLHKYGLYDVDRLPPSFHANRRKCVLDSMAPHSVAVLLSTREKVRSNDIDYEFHEDPNFYYLTGCLEPKSALILSKDPISVAGHGVHEILFVQQRDPKQETWTGKRLGPEGALAVLRPESALPIDSLNDYLQRLLPHSDSLYYRPIGLKPESDPVYMSAPNESMPSVENPYKVITSTRLSKVLAELREVKMPEELRLMRRAIAISNEAHNAVIRKARPGWYEYQIQGLAESIFTENGAEYTAYPCIVGSGPNSTILHYETNRRQTQPGDFIEMDMGAEYHGYAADVTRSFPISGQFTPEQRTIYSLVLEAQDSGIQACQAGAAFWAAHFAARRVIVRGLLRLGIIKDSNEYRQYFMHGTSHYLGLDVHDAGTGGPLRSGNVLTVEPGIYIPEGSPCDRKWWNIGCRIEDDILITPTGPEILSRNSPRTIPELERLMVRTR; this is encoded by the coding sequence ATGCAGCGTCTCTCCGCCCTCCTGGTATTACAGTTTTTGCTTCTTGTTCCTGGTATGAGCATTGCCCAGGACCTGGGGCATGAAGTATCGCTCGATACTTTGCATAAGTATGGTTTGTACGATGTGGACCGTCTGCCACCCTCGTTTCATGCCAACCGGCGGAAGTGCGTGCTCGATTCGATGGCGCCACATTCGGTTGCAGTCCTATTATCCACCCGTGAAAAGGTACGCTCCAATGACATCGACTACGAATTCCATGAAGACCCAAATTTCTATTATCTCACCGGTTGTCTGGAGCCAAAGAGCGCTCTCATTCTGAGCAAAGATCCGATCTCAGTCGCTGGACACGGGGTCCACGAAATTCTGTTTGTTCAGCAGCGCGATCCGAAGCAAGAGACATGGACTGGCAAGCGGCTCGGACCGGAAGGCGCATTGGCCGTACTCCGTCCGGAATCTGCATTGCCGATTGACAGCCTAAATGACTACTTGCAGAGACTCCTCCCTCATTCTGATTCACTGTATTATCGACCTATTGGACTGAAGCCGGAGAGCGATCCTGTTTACATGAGTGCCCCGAATGAGTCTATGCCCTCTGTTGAGAATCCCTACAAAGTAATCACAAGTACTCGGCTTTCGAAAGTCCTTGCGGAATTACGCGAAGTGAAAATGCCAGAGGAACTTCGCCTGATGCGGCGAGCAATTGCCATTTCAAATGAGGCGCATAATGCAGTGATTCGCAAGGCGCGTCCGGGATGGTACGAATATCAGATTCAGGGACTCGCGGAGTCGATCTTTACGGAGAATGGCGCGGAGTATACCGCATATCCTTGCATTGTTGGAAGTGGACCGAACTCCACGATTCTCCACTATGAGACAAACCGCCGGCAGACACAGCCCGGCGATTTTATCGAGATGGATATGGGCGCGGAATATCACGGCTATGCCGCGGATGTAACGCGGAGCTTTCCCATATCGGGACAGTTCACGCCGGAGCAGCGCACCATATATTCGCTCGTGCTCGAAGCTCAAGATAGCGGCATTCAGGCGTGTCAGGCTGGCGCTGCGTTTTGGGCCGCGCATTTCGCCGCGCGCCGCGTAATTGTTCGCGGACTTTTGCGACTTGGAATCATCAAGGATTCCAACGAGTATCGTCAATACTTCATGCATGGCACATCCCATTACCTCGGGCTCGATGTACATGATGCAGGGACCGGAGGACCACTTCGGTCAGGGAATGTACTAACCGTTGAACCGGGAATCTATATTCCGGAAGGAAGTCCTTGCGACCGAAAATGGTGGAACATTGGGTGCCGCATTGAAGATGACATCTTGATCACACCAACGGGCCCGGAAATTTTGTCTCGAAACTCGCCCCGGACGATTCCTGAACTCGAACGATTAATGGTTCGCACACGATAA
- a CDS encoding RpiB/LacA/LacB family sugar-phosphate isomerase, with product MRIAIGSDTATELTEALILELEKRGHERIEFGPLNKGDAGRDWPLVAEDVARAVAEQRADEGIVCCWTGTGVAIAANKIAGIRAALIADAETARGARIFNHANILALSLRSTTVPIMQEILDAWFSTPVNEGEAQTEWNRAQIERIRAMEQTL from the coding sequence ATGCGAATTGCCATTGGCTCCGATACAGCGACAGAGTTAACAGAAGCACTCATTCTCGAACTTGAAAAGCGAGGGCATGAAAGAATCGAATTCGGTCCACTGAACAAAGGCGACGCTGGACGTGACTGGCCGCTTGTCGCCGAGGATGTTGCGCGGGCTGTTGCCGAACAACGAGCCGATGAAGGCATTGTTTGCTGCTGGACCGGAACGGGTGTTGCGATCGCGGCGAACAAGATTGCCGGCATTCGCGCGGCGCTGATTGCCGATGCCGAAACAGCTCGCGGCGCTCGAATCTTCAATCACGCCAATATCCTCGCGCTTAGTCTCCGCTCTACGACCGTCCCAATCATGCAGGAGATTTTGGACGCATGGTTTTCTACGCCAGTCAACGAGGGCGAAGCACAGACCGAATGGAATCGGGCACAGATCGAACGAATCCGCGCGATGGAGCAGACACTATAG
- a CDS encoding dipeptide epimerase, translating to MKSRIQRLKAEYSQIILRQPFILSIRSATHANIIRWTLTTEAGESFPGESVPVQYVTGETPESVLELAPKLDAMVRGEQIGDWLAISRGMERAFPEHPAARAGVEIALLNAFAAKAGISAQTLLGAAKAEVETDITISRLPNALEVACEAYNDDFRIFKLKVGGGSVEEDLDRIAGIANALPDARFRLDANQSLTVRSTMDLLDSLQHAGIEIELMEQPVPKEDIRALDEVSRLTAVPIIADEGCRNAREAYRLFAETNVQGVNIKLMKSGILGALDTIAIAKAANRKLMIGCMLEGEIGMAASVALACGSGMFDYIDLDGHLLVDYGHRTSLFRANGPKLSTW from the coding sequence GTGAAATCCAGAATTCAGAGGCTCAAAGCGGAATATTCGCAGATCATTTTGCGGCAACCGTTCATTCTTTCCATCCGGAGTGCAACCCATGCGAATATTATTCGATGGACTTTGACGACCGAAGCGGGGGAGTCTTTTCCTGGAGAGTCCGTACCGGTGCAATATGTGACCGGCGAGACTCCTGAGTCCGTGCTCGAGCTTGCACCGAAGCTCGATGCGATGGTTCGAGGCGAGCAAATTGGCGATTGGCTTGCGATCAGTCGCGGAATGGAGCGGGCTTTCCCGGAGCATCCGGCCGCTCGTGCTGGTGTCGAAATCGCACTGCTAAATGCCTTTGCTGCAAAGGCTGGGATTTCCGCACAGACATTACTCGGCGCCGCAAAGGCAGAGGTTGAAACGGACATCACGATCTCGCGGCTTCCGAACGCCCTTGAGGTTGCTTGCGAAGCCTACAATGATGACTTTCGGATTTTTAAGCTCAAGGTTGGGGGCGGTAGCGTGGAAGAAGACTTGGACCGCATTGCTGGCATAGCGAATGCGCTCCCCGACGCCAGGTTCCGGTTGGATGCGAATCAATCATTGACTGTTAGGAGTACCATGGATCTGCTGGATTCTCTGCAGCACGCCGGAATCGAAATTGAACTTATGGAACAGCCTGTCCCAAAGGAGGATATCCGAGCACTCGACGAGGTTTCGCGTCTCACAGCAGTGCCCATTATTGCCGATGAAGGATGCCGCAATGCTCGCGAGGCCTATCGGCTATTCGCGGAGACCAACGTACAAGGAGTGAATATCAAATTGATGAAGTCCGGCATCCTCGGTGCGCTCGATACGATTGCCATCGCGAAGGCCGCAAATCGGAAGCTGATGATCGGTTGCATGCTCGAAGGCGAAATCGGAATGGCGGCGAGTGTAGCGCTCGCGTGTGGATCTGGCATGTTCGACTACATCGATCTCGATGGTCATCTCTTGGTGGACTATGGTCATAGGACGTCCTTGTTCCGGGCCAATGGTCCGAAGCTCTCCACGTGGTGA
- a CDS encoding HAD-IIIA family hydrolase, with amino-acid sequence MPQSKKLTLAEIRRRARQIKLVLTDVDGVLTDTGVYYSAMGEELKRFSIRDGMGMERLRDMGISTAMMTREASPRVEARSKQLKLPFYFPGIWNKREELSRVLSETGFEVSQLAYIGDDLNDVEVMAVIRQEGLTCSPADAMPEAKAVAHYIAKATGGNGAFRDFAEWILKNRK; translated from the coding sequence ATGCCACAATCTAAGAAGCTGACCCTTGCTGAAATTCGCCGCCGAGCGCGACAGATAAAGCTCGTGCTTACGGATGTCGACGGTGTCCTTACCGATACTGGCGTCTATTACTCGGCGATGGGTGAGGAACTCAAGCGCTTCAGTATTCGGGACGGAATGGGGATGGAACGGCTGCGTGATATGGGTATCTCAACGGCGATGATGACTCGCGAGGCATCTCCGCGTGTCGAGGCGCGCTCGAAGCAATTGAAACTTCCATTCTATTTTCCTGGAATCTGGAATAAGCGCGAGGAGCTATCCCGAGTGCTCAGTGAGACCGGGTTTGAAGTCAGCCAACTGGCATACATCGGTGATGATCTGAATGACGTGGAAGTTATGGCCGTAATCCGCCAGGAAGGATTGACATGTTCTCCGGCGGATGCCATGCCAGAAGCAAAGGCCGTGGCCCACTATATTGCGAAGGCCACTGGGGGAAACGGTGCCTTTCGAGATTTTGCTGAGTGGATTCTGAAAAATCGGAAATAG
- the lptC gene encoding LPS export ABC transporter periplasmic protein LptC, with protein MRRLSIIVGCVVGLSLTLGSCDEGPKVMPGTTQNGIRVPVGLDKPTQVSYNTSMNFSSSGMLRAILHAGRIQQFDTKRYTWLDSSVKVDFYNRDGKHSTILTSMSARVNQLTNNMTAYGHVHIVSDSGTVVDTDSLEWLNKEQTLHSDAAVHIVEPNGRITDGVGFESDQNLEHYHILHPVILAPSGALESGSRTNEKTLKPQEQPIPGAGAFGGAPRVQLPVDTIHRD; from the coding sequence GTGAGAAGGCTTTCGATCATCGTTGGCTGCGTTGTGGGGCTCTCGCTGACTCTTGGGAGTTGCGATGAAGGTCCGAAGGTGATGCCGGGTACGACACAGAATGGCATTCGTGTCCCTGTCGGTTTAGATAAGCCGACCCAGGTGAGCTATAACACCTCGATGAATTTTTCTTCCAGCGGGATGCTCCGAGCGATTCTGCACGCGGGCCGCATCCAGCAGTTCGATACCAAGCGCTATACCTGGCTCGATAGCAGCGTCAAGGTCGATTTTTACAATCGCGATGGGAAGCACTCGACAATTCTTACAAGCATGAGTGCAAGGGTCAATCAACTGACAAACAATATGACGGCCTACGGGCATGTCCATATCGTGAGTGACTCAGGGACGGTTGTCGATACCGATTCGCTCGAGTGGCTCAACAAGGAGCAGACACTTCATTCGGATGCCGCCGTTCACATTGTCGAGCCCAACGGGCGAATAACGGACGGCGTTGGATTTGAAAGCGATCAAAATCTCGAGCATTATCACATTCTGCACCCCGTAATCCTGGCGCCCAGCGGAGCGTTGGAATCGGGCTCTCGCACGAACGAAAAGACCTTGAAGCCGCAGGAGCAGCCGATACCTGGCGCGGGAGCGTTTGGCGGAGCTCCGCGAGTTCAACTACCCGTAGACACGATCCATCGTGATTAG
- a CDS encoding DUF5723 family protein, whose protein sequence is MVKRLVLLLPLLCIALSANAQEGVERLAPFAHGAGRTYAVTARGLDAVGLNPALLAYGTPRAFELVIAPISSFGISSGSSLSSINNISSAFKTDSVTGNSTLLDQFYHNQVSADLSARIFGLSFSTASIGTFAVTWDVHAAFRSVIPDALLNYVHPPQDTANFVLGTILPPQQVDVQGVWYNEYGISYGKTFFAGSEPGDADIAGGLTLSYVQGIAYMRVNPSSFVSFHEPGIPNPPQSHTNIQTQYSIQFSTSDAFNGKLPNGLSLDLLSGSTAGSGIGVSPAIAVSETPVAGQSPRWRFGLSVTDIGSIRWTSHTDVRRQDSANVIIYTQPQGGGSFSEDSIRSYLKQLGGKLDTTDAPFTSSLPTTLHIAAALDLSVLGIDIPNSSLSVASEFAYGFTDVVGSPQKGRFGLAAIFDRPSTSIAFHTAVGITTQEGTTSLTVALGAGIGNAFFLDLGTSNISGLFSSTGRPDFAAGMKILF, encoded by the coding sequence ATGGTCAAACGACTTGTTCTCTTGCTCCCGCTTCTCTGTATCGCTCTATCGGCTAACGCCCAGGAGGGCGTGGAACGGCTCGCACCGTTCGCTCATGGCGCCGGGCGAACGTATGCCGTCACGGCTCGAGGCCTTGACGCCGTCGGACTGAATCCCGCGCTCCTTGCCTATGGCACTCCAAGAGCATTTGAATTGGTGATCGCGCCTATTTCCTCTTTTGGGATTAGCAGCGGATCGAGTCTTTCTTCCATCAATAATATTTCGAGCGCCTTTAAAACCGATTCTGTCACTGGCAATAGCACGCTGCTGGATCAATTCTATCACAATCAAGTTTCCGCTGATCTAAGCGCTCGAATTTTCGGACTTTCCTTTTCCACCGCATCCATTGGAACATTCGCTGTTACCTGGGATGTCCACGCAGCATTTCGGTCTGTCATACCGGACGCCCTTCTCAACTATGTGCATCCGCCCCAGGATACCGCAAACTTCGTGCTCGGCACCATATTACCACCTCAGCAAGTCGACGTGCAAGGCGTGTGGTATAATGAATACGGTATCAGTTATGGCAAGACATTCTTTGCAGGCAGTGAGCCAGGAGATGCTGACATCGCGGGGGGACTTACACTGAGCTACGTGCAGGGCATCGCATACATGCGAGTCAATCCATCGTCGTTCGTAAGCTTCCATGAGCCAGGGATTCCGAACCCGCCGCAATCACACACCAATATCCAAACGCAGTACTCCATCCAATTCTCGACCTCGGATGCCTTCAATGGAAAGCTCCCGAACGGATTGAGTCTTGATTTGCTGAGTGGTTCGACCGCTGGTTCCGGAATCGGGGTCAGTCCGGCTATTGCCGTTTCGGAAACGCCGGTGGCGGGACAGTCTCCTCGTTGGCGATTTGGCCTCAGTGTTACTGACATCGGGTCGATCCGTTGGACGAGCCATACCGATGTCAGGAGGCAGGACAGTGCGAATGTTATCATATATACCCAGCCACAAGGCGGCGGATCATTCAGTGAGGATTCGATCCGCTCCTATTTGAAACAGCTTGGTGGTAAGCTCGATACAACGGACGCACCATTTACCTCGTCCTTGCCAACCACCTTGCACATCGCCGCCGCGCTTGATCTTAGTGTTCTTGGAATTGACATCCCAAACTCCTCGCTTTCGGTAGCGTCCGAATTTGCCTACGGATTTACCGATGTCGTAGGTTCGCCGCAAAAGGGACGTTTTGGTCTCGCGGCGATCTTTGACCGTCCCAGTACCTCGATCGCATTCCACACCGCAGTAGGAATCACCACGCAAGAAGGAACAACGTCACTGACGGTTGCCCTCGGAGCCGGGATCGGGAATGCGTTCTTTTTGGATTTAGGAACATCGAATATATCCGGTCTTTTCAGCAGCACGGGTCGACCAGATTTCGCCGCTGGAATGAAGATACTCTTTTAA
- a CDS encoding UvrD-helicase domain-containing protein: MPNILSGLNEAQLEAVRNSNGPTMIVAGAGSGKTRVLTHRIAFLLENGVKPWQILSLTFTNKAAREMKERISGMVEPEWASALWMGTFHSVFARLLRRHAKEIGYTSSFTIYDSDDSLSAIKQVMNGLSISKEQFNPNAVRSRISSAKNQLVYPEEYQRLARDFFAEQVAQIYPEYVRVLKSSNAMDFDDLLLKTIDLFDAHPEVLIEYQNKFRYVLVDEYQDTNRAQYAIIKRLAAQSRNLTVVGDDAQSIYAFRGADIGNILDFERDWPEAKIFRLEQNYRSTKNILATAGELIKNNKGQIPKTLFTNNPHGDPVRIIECMDERDEASAVVRAIEDEARKEKLDLRDFAILYRTNAQSRALEDALRRQGIPYTIVGGTAFYKRKEIKDVLGYVRLLVNPTDTESLMRVINYPARGIGQTTLERIQAYARDHGITMLAALESIDFVTAIQPRIAGKIREFVRLIQRYSALKEQMSPGELMRALIDETNILQDLKLENTMDSLARRENIQEFLSAITDYFHEKPEAKLETFLEEVALVSEVDTVDGSKNTVTMMTLHAAKGLEFPVVCITGLEEGLFPSQASKDDAKALEEERRLLYVGITRAKSKCYIYYALARLRFGETVREMPSRFVEELEPSGSTERVTSYGTKPRERQPATEYQRETSYLLSGSPQVNGRTFTRKRRERDPLSRQETAAGPYIDGDSPTNYSQTEETIHRGVRVYHETFGEGRVLEVAGRGEKAKATVEFAKFGRKNLMLKFANLKLL; the protein is encoded by the coding sequence ATGCCCAATATTTTATCCGGCCTGAACGAGGCCCAATTAGAAGCAGTCCGTAACTCGAATGGCCCCACGATGATCGTGGCCGGTGCCGGTTCGGGAAAAACCCGCGTGCTTACCCATCGAATCGCCTTCCTGCTGGAAAATGGGGTAAAACCATGGCAAATCCTCTCACTGACCTTCACTAATAAAGCGGCGCGAGAGATGAAGGAGCGAATTTCCGGAATGGTCGAGCCAGAATGGGCGTCGGCGCTGTGGATGGGTACATTCCACTCCGTGTTCGCCAGGCTGCTTAGGCGCCATGCGAAGGAAATCGGGTACACTTCCAGCTTTACGATCTACGATTCAGACGACTCGCTTTCGGCAATCAAGCAGGTCATGAATGGCCTTTCGATTTCGAAAGAGCAATTCAATCCCAATGCGGTTCGCTCCCGCATTTCAAGTGCAAAGAACCAGTTGGTGTATCCCGAAGAGTATCAACGACTGGCGCGCGATTTTTTTGCAGAGCAGGTCGCCCAGATCTATCCCGAATATGTCCGGGTGCTGAAATCATCGAATGCGATGGATTTCGACGACCTGCTTCTCAAAACGATCGATCTCTTCGATGCGCATCCCGAGGTCCTGATCGAATACCAAAACAAATTTCGATATGTCCTCGTCGATGAGTATCAGGACACGAACCGCGCACAGTATGCGATCATCAAGCGACTGGCGGCGCAAAGCAGAAATCTTACCGTGGTCGGCGATGACGCACAATCGATCTATGCCTTTCGGGGTGCGGACATCGGAAATATCCTCGATTTCGAACGTGACTGGCCCGAAGCCAAGATCTTCCGGTTGGAACAAAATTACCGTTCAACGAAGAACATCCTCGCCACGGCCGGCGAGCTGATCAAGAACAACAAGGGCCAAATTCCCAAGACCCTCTTTACCAATAATCCACACGGCGATCCCGTGCGCATCATCGAGTGCATGGACGAACGCGATGAGGCAAGCGCGGTCGTCCGAGCAATCGAGGATGAAGCGCGAAAGGAGAAACTCGATCTTCGAGATTTCGCGATTCTCTACCGGACAAATGCCCAGAGCCGCGCCCTCGAAGATGCCCTGAGACGCCAAGGAATTCCATATACGATTGTAGGCGGCACGGCATTCTACAAGCGCAAGGAAATTAAAGATGTCCTGGGCTACGTGCGGCTGCTTGTGAATCCGACCGATACCGAGAGTCTCATGCGCGTCATTAATTACCCGGCGCGCGGCATTGGTCAGACGACGCTCGAGCGTATCCAGGCGTACGCGCGAGATCACGGAATCACAATGCTTGCCGCGCTGGAATCGATTGATTTCGTCACTGCGATTCAGCCCCGAATCGCCGGCAAGATCCGTGAATTTGTCCGCCTGATTCAGCGCTACTCTGCCCTCAAGGAACAGATGTCTCCGGGCGAGCTGATGCGGGCGCTGATCGATGAGACAAATATTCTCCAGGACCTGAAGCTCGAGAACACAATGGACTCGCTGGCCCGCCGCGAGAACATTCAGGAATTCCTTTCGGCGATCACCGACTACTTTCACGAAAAACCGGAAGCCAAGCTCGAGACCTTCCTAGAAGAAGTCGCACTGGTCAGTGAAGTCGACACTGTCGATGGTTCGAAGAATACCGTCACCATGATGACACTGCACGCAGCTAAGGGTCTGGAATTCCCTGTCGTTTGCATCACGGGACTCGAGGAGGGGCTGTTTCCAAGTCAGGCATCCAAAGATGACGCAAAGGCCCTGGAGGAAGAGCGCCGATTGCTCTATGTGGGTATTACACGCGCAAAGAGCAAGTGCTACATTTATTATGCACTGGCGCGCTTGCGATTTGGCGAAACCGTCCGCGAAATGCCCTCGCGATTCGTCGAAGAATTGGAGCCATCGGGCTCAACTGAGCGGGTGACAAGTTACGGGACGAAGCCACGCGAGCGGCAGCCGGCGACCGAATACCAGCGCGAGACCTCTTACCTGCTCTCCGGCTCACCGCAAGTCAATGGCCGAACCTTCACTCGCAAGCGCCGCGAACGCGATCCATTATCGCGGCAGGAGACTGCTGCTGGACCTTACATCGATGGGGATAGTCCGACCAACTATTCGCAGACCGAAGAGACTATTCATCGCGGCGTCCGCGTCTACCATGAGACGTTTGGCGAGGGCCGGGTCCTGGAAGTTGCCGGACGAGGCGAAAAGGCAAAAGCAACTGTCGAGTTTGCCAAGTTCGGGCGCAAAAACCTGATGCTGAAATTCGCGAACCTAAAACTTCTATAG
- a CDS encoding 4a-hydroxytetrahydrobiopterin dehydratase: MPLTPKDRLSTEQITAKLTPLTGWSYNSAKPQIEKNFERKDFVDSTSFIQEIAEIAERHDHHPDLLLHDYKYVQVMLSTHSAGGITQSDFDVAQEIDRIPS, from the coding sequence ATGCCGCTGACCCCAAAAGACCGATTAAGCACCGAGCAAATCACGGCGAAGCTCACACCATTGACGGGTTGGAGCTACAACTCCGCGAAGCCACAGATCGAGAAGAATTTCGAGCGCAAAGACTTCGTGGATTCCACAAGCTTCATTCAAGAGATCGCGGAAATAGCTGAGCGCCACGATCATCATCCCGATCTTCTGTTGCATGATTATAAATACGTTCAGGTCATGCTATCGACACATTCGGCCGGTGGAATCACGCAGAGCGATTTCGATGTCGCTCAAGAAATCGATCGCATTCCATCCTAA